In Rhodopirellula bahusiensis, the following proteins share a genomic window:
- a CDS encoding phytanoyl-CoA dioxygenase family protein, protein MANDALDRDGFCLLRGAVVSSVVEHLLQVCTQTLVAESESVRARSSRGHVYAARNLIASIPEVTTVWQSDPLLSFLRAELGDGQGLVRALFFDKPPDRTWALPWHKDTSIAVRDNSVESACFSRPTRKAGVPHLIASDDVLRQMLTLRIHLDEVTTENGPLQVIPGSHHSSDCEGDGVDSAVPVYAAGGDVLAMRPLISHSSGSSQPGTRRHRRILHLEFANSATLPDGVQWHDFVTPGV, encoded by the coding sequence ATGGCGAACGACGCGTTGGATCGAGATGGATTCTGTTTGCTTCGTGGGGCGGTGGTGTCTTCCGTGGTGGAGCATCTGTTGCAGGTGTGCACGCAAACTTTGGTCGCGGAATCCGAGTCCGTGCGGGCTCGGTCGAGTCGCGGGCATGTCTACGCCGCTCGCAATTTAATCGCGAGCATCCCGGAGGTGACCACCGTTTGGCAGTCGGATCCGTTGCTGTCTTTCTTGCGAGCTGAGTTGGGCGACGGTCAGGGATTGGTGCGAGCGTTGTTCTTTGACAAGCCGCCGGATCGAACGTGGGCGCTGCCATGGCACAAGGACACTTCCATCGCCGTGCGTGACAACTCGGTGGAGTCGGCATGTTTTTCTCGGCCGACGAGGAAGGCTGGCGTGCCGCACTTGATTGCAAGCGACGATGTCTTGCGGCAAATGCTGACGCTTCGCATTCACCTGGACGAAGTCACCACAGAGAACGGGCCATTGCAGGTCATCCCCGGTTCGCATCACTCGAGCGATTGTGAAGGGGACGGTGTGGACTCGGCGGTTCCCGTCTATGCCGCGGGTGGTGACGTGTTGGCGATGCGTCCGTTGATCAGTCACAGCAGCGGGTCATCCCAGCCGGGCACGCGTCGTCACCGCCGAATCTTGCATTTGGAATTCGCGAATTCGGCCACGCTACCCGATGGAGTTCAGTGGCATGACTTTGTCACGCCGGGTGTTTGA
- a CDS encoding sulfatase-like hydrolase/transferase produces MMYRSLLTSVICMLLTLPHVSADEPSQPSKPNVLFIAMDDLNDWIGCLGGHPHTVTPNLDRLAASGVLFTNAHCPAPACNPCRSAVFTGRAPNQSGLYDNRQQMREIMPDDVIMPQYFRNHGYRASGSGKLLHYFIDAASWDEYFPKAESENPFPQTFYPSQRPVNLKRGGPWQYVETDWAALDVTDEEFGGDWAVSQWIGDKLLAEHDQPFFLGCGIYRPHEPWFVPKKYFEPFPLESIQLPPGYLENDLDDVPAAGQRAARNRYFAHIQEQDQWKQGIQGYLASIHFADAMLGRVLDALESGPNADNTIVVLWSDHGWQLGEKEHWQKYTPWRAVTRVPLMVRVPKSLSPTLPEGTPSGVVCDAPVNTLSLFPTLLDLCELPSRPQNDGPSLLPLLHDPDSNDWTRDSVTYLSQPEAYAISGQTHRYVHYPDGSEELYDIQSDPYEWENLANKPTALSQLSHFRSIAPTKFAKRIEPSVKSLAKLSFHPISEGTAPPSKPAGNKFPVHFLNQQRKPVELCWMDEEANLKPYGTIQPNQTQTQSTRPGAVWMVREPDTGKPLGYFRVGDRTAQAVIPATKPNVVIILTDDQGWADLSCQDVVDDIQTPHIDALAARGVRCTNAYVTSPQCSPSRAGLITGRYQQRLGIDTIPDMPLPTEAVTIAEHLQPLGYRTGMIGKWHLEPNVTCADWIRRELPAMANKPRRQVRIPWPKIQPYSPAQQGFDEYYWGAMTNYRTNFDLASGDLIPKMKQLRDERFRIDVQTDAAVNFIDRNHDQPFYLQLNYYGPHTPLEATDEYLDRFPQTMPKRRRYALAMIAAIDDGVGSIVDQLKTHGLLDNTLVVMTSDNGAPLKMTKVDAPIDGEAGGWDGSLNDPWVGEKGMLSEGGIRVPMIWSLPSQLPSAITYNWPISTLDIAPSVLQLAGGKLDPKSAPFDGINLIPRLNDIQIPSTRTLYFRFWDQAAVRQGKWKYIFVGDGRRYLFDLESDQHEHRNLIESYPELGNKLHDSLRTWTLELDPPGLPQGKKMRERDWYDFYFDDHPSSKSK; encoded by the coding sequence ATGATGTATCGCTCGCTACTAACCTCGGTGATCTGCATGCTGCTGACTCTTCCGCACGTTTCTGCGGATGAACCCAGCCAGCCCTCCAAACCAAACGTTCTGTTCATTGCAATGGACGATCTGAATGATTGGATTGGCTGCTTGGGTGGGCACCCGCATACCGTCACGCCCAATTTGGATCGGCTGGCTGCCAGCGGAGTGCTGTTCACCAACGCTCATTGCCCCGCACCCGCATGCAATCCCTGCCGATCAGCGGTCTTCACCGGACGAGCCCCCAACCAATCAGGGCTGTATGACAATCGCCAACAAATGCGAGAGATCATGCCCGATGACGTGATCATGCCGCAGTACTTTCGCAACCATGGCTACCGTGCGTCCGGTTCTGGCAAGTTGCTGCACTACTTCATCGATGCGGCGTCCTGGGATGAGTACTTCCCGAAAGCCGAATCAGAAAACCCGTTTCCACAAACGTTCTACCCATCGCAGCGACCAGTCAATCTCAAACGGGGCGGACCATGGCAATACGTCGAAACCGACTGGGCCGCTCTCGACGTGACCGACGAAGAGTTCGGCGGCGACTGGGCAGTCAGCCAGTGGATTGGCGACAAACTTCTCGCCGAACATGACCAACCGTTCTTCCTTGGTTGTGGAATCTACCGACCGCACGAACCCTGGTTTGTTCCCAAGAAGTACTTCGAGCCATTTCCGCTCGAGAGTATCCAGCTTCCGCCGGGATACCTTGAGAATGATTTGGACGACGTGCCCGCCGCCGGTCAACGAGCCGCTCGCAATCGCTACTTCGCTCACATCCAAGAACAAGACCAATGGAAGCAAGGCATCCAAGGCTACCTCGCGTCGATTCACTTTGCCGATGCAATGCTGGGCCGTGTCCTGGACGCCTTGGAATCCGGCCCCAACGCGGACAACACGATCGTGGTCCTCTGGTCGGACCACGGGTGGCAACTGGGCGAAAAGGAACACTGGCAAAAGTACACCCCATGGCGAGCGGTGACCCGTGTGCCCTTGATGGTTCGCGTGCCCAAATCGCTCAGTCCAACGCTACCCGAGGGCACACCCTCCGGCGTTGTCTGCGATGCCCCCGTGAACACTCTCAGTCTGTTCCCGACGCTCCTCGATTTGTGTGAACTGCCTTCGCGGCCGCAAAACGACGGACCAAGTCTACTGCCGTTGCTTCACGATCCAGACTCAAACGATTGGACGCGTGATTCCGTCACGTATCTCTCCCAACCCGAAGCTTACGCGATCAGCGGACAGACTCATCGTTACGTTCATTACCCCGACGGCAGCGAAGAACTGTACGACATCCAATCCGATCCCTACGAATGGGAGAACCTTGCGAACAAGCCCACTGCCCTCTCACAACTCTCCCACTTTCGATCCATCGCACCCACCAAGTTTGCAAAACGAATTGAGCCATCGGTGAAGTCGCTGGCGAAACTTTCGTTTCACCCGATCAGCGAAGGAACCGCTCCGCCGTCCAAACCCGCCGGAAACAAATTCCCGGTGCACTTCCTCAACCAGCAACGCAAACCCGTCGAACTCTGCTGGATGGATGAAGAAGCGAATCTCAAACCCTACGGCACCATCCAGCCAAACCAAACGCAGACCCAATCCACTCGCCCCGGCGCGGTGTGGATGGTTCGAGAACCAGACACCGGCAAACCTCTGGGCTACTTTCGCGTCGGTGACCGCACCGCTCAAGCCGTCATTCCCGCCACCAAACCCAACGTCGTCATCATCCTCACCGACGACCAGGGCTGGGCCGACCTGAGTTGCCAGGACGTCGTCGACGACATCCAAACGCCGCACATCGATGCCCTGGCCGCTCGCGGGGTTCGCTGCACCAATGCCTATGTGACCTCGCCACAATGCAGCCCATCACGCGCTGGGCTGATCACCGGGCGTTACCAACAACGTCTCGGCATCGACACGATCCCAGACATGCCGTTGCCAACCGAAGCCGTGACCATTGCCGAGCACTTGCAACCACTTGGTTACCGCACCGGAATGATCGGCAAATGGCACTTGGAACCCAACGTCACCTGCGCCGACTGGATCCGCCGCGAACTACCGGCGATGGCGAACAAACCACGACGACAAGTCCGAATCCCATGGCCAAAGATCCAACCGTATTCTCCCGCTCAACAAGGTTTCGACGAATACTACTGGGGAGCGATGACGAACTATCGCACCAACTTTGACCTCGCCTCGGGTGATCTGATTCCAAAGATGAAGCAACTTCGCGACGAACGATTTCGCATCGATGTGCAAACCGATGCTGCGGTCAATTTCATCGACCGCAATCATGACCAACCGTTTTACTTGCAGTTGAACTACTACGGTCCCCACACGCCGCTCGAGGCCACCGACGAATACCTCGATCGTTTCCCGCAGACCATGCCCAAGCGGCGACGTTACGCTCTCGCGATGATTGCCGCCATCGACGATGGCGTCGGCAGCATCGTCGACCAATTGAAGACGCATGGTTTGCTGGACAACACCTTGGTGGTCATGACCAGCGATAACGGCGCACCTCTCAAAATGACCAAGGTCGACGCCCCGATCGATGGCGAAGCCGGCGGTTGGGACGGATCCCTCAATGACCCTTGGGTCGGCGAAAAAGGGATGCTTTCCGAAGGCGGCATTCGCGTCCCAATGATCTGGAGTCTGCCCAGCCAACTGCCCAGCGCGATCACCTACAACTGGCCCATCAGCACCCTCGACATCGCCCCCAGCGTCTTGCAGCTCGCCGGTGGAAAACTCGATCCGAAAAGCGCCCCCTTCGATGGCATCAACCTGATCCCGCGATTGAACGACATCCAAATCCCCTCCACACGCACGTTGTACTTTCGCTTCTGGGACCAAGCCGCGGTCCGGCAAGGCAAATGGAAGTACATCTTCGTTGGCGACGGCCGACGTTACCTCTTCGACTTGGAAAGTGACCAACACGAGCATCGCAACCTGATCGAAAGCTACCCAGAACTTGGGAACAAATTGCACGACTCCTTGCGAACCTGGACCTTGGAATTGGATCCGCCCGGTTTGCCCCAAGGCAAGAAAATGCGAGAGCGAGACTGGTACGACTTCTACTTTGACGATCACCCCAGCTCGAAGTCCAAGTGA